The Fulvia fulva chromosome 6, complete sequence genome includes a window with the following:
- a CDS encoding Alpha-ketoglutarate-dependent dioxygenase oryG produces the protein MHELHSDESERLLALFKNTVYENHYLTVRFKWRNSNDLAIWDDRSTFHTATYDYDGLGDRFGNRAVGIGEAPDIDPDSKTRREALSEP, from the exons ATGCACGAGCTTCATTCAGATGAGTCGGAGCGCTTATTGGCTCTGTTCAAGAACACAGTTTACGAGAATCACTATCTGACTGTAAGATTCAAATGGAGGAATTCGAACGACCTTG CCATCTGGGATGACAGGAGCACTTTCCACACTGCTACCTACGACTACGACGGCCTTGGAGACAGATTCGGTAACCGAGCCGTTGGTATTGGCGAAGCACCTGACATTGACCCAGACAGTAAGACAAGGCGTGAAGCATTGTCGGAACCGTAG